GCCGCGTCCATGGCCACGTTGCCACCACCCAGAACGATCACCTGGCGGCCGGCGGCCACGGGCGTGTCCACCTCCGGGAATTTGTAGCCACGCATGAGGTTGACCCGGGTCAGGTATTCATTGGCGCTGTACACGCCAAGCAGGCTCTCGCCGGGGATGTTCAGGAACTTGGGCAGACCAGCGCCGACGCCGATGAACACGGCCTGAAAGCCCTGGTCGAAAAAATCCTGGACCGAAACGGTCTTGCCCACGACCCAGTTGGTCTTGAAGACCACGCCCATGCGCTTGAGCATCTCCACCTCGGTGTGCACGATGGACTTGGGCAGACGGAACTCCGGAATGCCGTAGGTCAGCACGCCGCCGACCTCGTGCAGGGCCTCGAACACGGTCACGGACACGCCCAGGGCGGCCAGATAGCCGGCGGCGGTCAGGCTGCTCGGTCCGGAGCCGACACAGGCCACCCTGAGATCCTCGCGGAGCAGGCGGCAATCGTCGCCGCCGGTGATGGCGTCACACGGGTTGGCGGCGTAATAGGAATCGGCCACGAAGCGTTCCAGGCGGCCAATGGCGATGGGCTGCCCCGTGCCGAGGAGCTTGCATTTGGACTCGCATTGTTTTTCCTGCGGGCAGACCCGGCCGCAGACCGCGGGCAGACTGTTGGTGGCCTTGATGGTTTTGTAGGCGTCGTCCAACCGGCCCTCGGCCACCTGGCGGATGAAGGTTTTACAGTCCACCTCCACCGGGCATCCGGATTGGCAGGTCGGAATTTTACATTGCAGACAGCGCCCGGCTTCGACCTGGGCCTGCTCCAGGGTGTATCCCAGAGCCACTTCGTTAAAATTGCCACGCCGGACAGCGGGGTCCTGCATGGGCATGGAAACACGGGGTTGGATTTTATTTTTTTTGGCCATGGCACTCACAGTAACACTTGTAGGACTGTTGTTCCTGAGGGACGAACGATTTGAGACGCAGCATC
The Deltaproteobacteria bacterium genome window above contains:
- a CDS encoding dihydropyrimidine dehydrogenase (NADH-dependent; catalyzes the conversion of pyrimidines to 5,6-dihydro compounds in pyrimidine degradation) yields the protein MAKKNKIQPRVSMPMQDPAVRRGNFNEVALGYTLEQAQVEAGRCLQCKIPTCQSGCPVEVDCKTFIRQVAEGRLDDAYKTIKATNSLPAVCGRVCPQEKQCESKCKLLGTGQPIAIGRLERFVADSYYAANPCDAITGGDDCRLLREDLRVACVGSGPSSLTAAGYLAALGVSVTVFEALHEVGGVLTYGIPEFRLPKSIVHTEVEMLKRMGVVFKTNWVVGKTVSVQDFFDQGFQAVFIGVGAGLPKFLNIPGESLLGVYSANEYLTRVNLMRGYKFPEVDTPVAAGRQVIVLGGGNVAMDAA